The Elusimicrobiota bacterium genome has a window encoding:
- a CDS encoding DUF2442 domain-containing protein, with protein sequence MRISAAEDMGGLPSILEVSFSKDFLQLNLSDGRILSVPLAWYPRLATANPRQLKRFEISPSGYGIHWPDLDEDLSVYGFLFPNAPLSRTLTDMVADVPKTHKPSR encoded by the coding sequence ATGCGCATTTCAGCCGCTGAGGACATGGGAGGGCTCCCGTCCATTTTAGAGGTCAGCTTTTCCAAGGATTTCCTGCAGCTCAATTTGAGCGATGGGCGCATCCTTTCTGTCCCGCTGGCCTGGTATCCCAGATTGGCGACAGCGAACCCCAGACAGTTGAAACGTTTTGAGATTTCACCTTCCGGTTATGGAATCCACTGGCCTGACTTGGACGAGGACTTAAGTGTCTATGGGTTTTTGTTTCCCAATGCGCCTCTCTCTCGGACTCTAACGGACATGGTCGCAGATGTGCCGAAAACTCATAAGCCCTCCAGATGA
- a CDS encoding SDR family NAD(P)-dependent oxidoreductase codes for MTAPVAWITGGGTGIGRALAQALCRQGYRVAITGRRVEVLQEAARQIRSIIPRGEILPLAGDVTHSASMDSVYAVLQQRWGNPDLLINNAGQHSHDTFDDTSPETYLRLLDVNFLSTVRCTHKVLPEMRQKGRGAIVNVSSIYGRWASADSVAYSVSKYAVAGFTDGLRQELGRTGIHVMGVFPGFIRTDMTDPFLKPGSIKAFFGAAPDQLAQAVLRGLKRRQPEVCYPWYVPWAWRFHRWMPTWSDAFAQRFRHG; via the coding sequence ATGACGGCTCCGGTGGCATGGATTACTGGCGGCGGCACCGGTATCGGCCGGGCGCTGGCGCAAGCGCTTTGCCGGCAGGGGTACCGGGTGGCCATTACCGGACGCCGGGTCGAAGTCCTCCAGGAGGCTGCCAGACAGATTCGATCCATTATTCCGCGAGGCGAGATCCTGCCTCTGGCCGGGGATGTCACCCATTCCGCTTCGATGGATTCCGTTTATGCGGTGCTACAGCAGCGATGGGGAAACCCGGATCTTCTGATCAACAACGCAGGGCAACATAGTCATGACACGTTTGATGACACCTCCCCCGAAACCTATCTGCGTTTGCTGGATGTTAATTTTCTCTCCACGGTCCGATGCACCCATAAAGTCCTGCCGGAGATGCGCCAGAAGGGACGCGGCGCCATCGTCAACGTGTCGTCCATCTATGGGCGATGGGCCTCCGCGGATTCCGTGGCGTATTCCGTCAGCAAGTATGCGGTGGCCGGGTTTACCGATGGTTTGAGGCAGGAACTGGGGAGGACAGGGATCCATGTGATGGGTGTTTTCCCCGGTTTTATCCGGACCGACATGACCGATCCTTTTCTGAAACCCGGTTCGATAAAAGCGTTTTTTGGGGCTGCTCCAGATCAGTTAGCGCAGGCGGTTCTTCGCGGATTGAAACGGCGCCAGCCGGAAGTCTGTTACCCGTGGTACGTCCCATGGGCCTGGCGATTCCATCGATGGATGCCGACATGGTCGGATGCGTTCGCGCAGCGATTCCGACATGGATGA
- a CDS encoding cellobiose phosphorylase, with product MTLRRSPPKETPSWWNFTAEDETFEARQPDAISRLYFPLCNEAGLLSAITPTLHGDIKTGQNHFLTLPVSAEDLHNTRSARNFWVYVEGKGPWSATGSSAAATLARAGAKSAEPCHLEAGALWHRITRENRSLGLRATLTNFVPAGREQVEIMRVELTNTGRKPLSITPTAAIPIFGRSADNLRDHRHVTSLLHRITLHASGVLVTPTMSFDERGHHPNNTVYAVLGAEGEGQTPIGSFPTVASFAGEGGNFDAPRAVFEDLDPPDLNEVELHGREAVGALRFKTRKLAPGKSVVYLVFMGIATERKEALSWLRVYGTDEKAQEALAHTRAYWKERLDQIQVQTDDKAFGRWTRWVTLQPLLRKIFGCSFLPDFDYGRGGRGWRDLWQDCLALLLFDEQAASSKQPAGTAVHGSPLAARSLLLNNFAGVRMNGTNATIIGQAPGEFIADRNNISRTWMDHGAWPWITAELYIHQTGDLGFLLEPVPYFWDQDKAKSDPAPAGTVLEHVLVQHLTAYFNVGEHGNCRLEDADWNDGLDLAHERGESVAFTAVYAGNLRSIAGALEHLRDKQNVWNMELSEELDVLLEAKASSTSLSPSAKQERLNKYRSRMADGVSGKKIHLPVDTLIQDLRAKGEALAEQVRTREWLKVPAGHAWFNGYYDNTGARVEGPSDEGLRMTLTGQVFPIMSGVATNEQVQQCFVAAKKYLQDKKLGGFRLNTDFGDAQLQLGRAFSFAYGEKENGAFFSHMVIMFANALYRRGFVEEGFEVLNSLYRMCLNKEAARIYPGIPEYFNGEGRGFYHYLTGSASWYLLTLVTQVLGIRGQWGDLVLAPKLVPEQFGASGQVMAEVGFAGKRLKVTYINRSKKPFGQTRIESVLLQGRSLPLLANSDAELLISREALAQIASPAIEITIALS from the coding sequence ATGACCCTTCGACGATCCCCGCCTAAAGAAACCCCTTCGTGGTGGAATTTTACCGCCGAGGATGAGACCTTTGAGGCCCGTCAGCCGGACGCGATCAGCCGCCTCTACTTTCCACTCTGCAACGAGGCGGGACTCCTTTCCGCCATTACGCCGACTCTGCATGGGGATATCAAAACCGGGCAAAACCACTTTCTGACGCTCCCTGTTTCCGCCGAAGATTTGCACAACACCCGCTCGGCCCGGAATTTCTGGGTGTATGTCGAAGGCAAAGGACCGTGGTCGGCCACCGGCTCTTCAGCGGCGGCGACCCTGGCCCGAGCCGGCGCCAAATCCGCTGAACCTTGCCATCTGGAAGCGGGAGCCTTGTGGCACCGGATCACGCGCGAAAACCGTTCGCTGGGCTTGCGCGCCACCCTCACCAATTTTGTTCCGGCCGGGCGGGAGCAGGTCGAGATCATGCGAGTCGAGCTGACGAACACCGGCCGCAAGCCGCTCTCGATAACGCCGACCGCGGCGATCCCCATTTTTGGCCGCTCCGCTGATAACTTGCGCGATCACCGCCACGTGACCTCGCTCCTCCATCGAATCACGCTGCATGCCAGCGGTGTCCTGGTCACGCCGACCATGTCCTTTGACGAACGCGGACATCATCCGAACAACACCGTCTACGCGGTCTTAGGAGCGGAAGGGGAAGGTCAAACGCCAATCGGCAGTTTTCCAACGGTAGCCAGTTTTGCCGGAGAAGGCGGGAATTTTGACGCTCCCCGGGCTGTTTTTGAAGATCTGGACCCGCCGGATCTGAACGAGGTAGAGCTGCACGGCCGCGAGGCGGTCGGAGCCTTGCGCTTCAAAACCCGGAAACTGGCCCCCGGGAAGAGCGTCGTTTATCTCGTTTTCATGGGCATCGCCACGGAACGCAAGGAAGCGCTGAGCTGGCTCCGGGTTTACGGAACCGATGAGAAGGCCCAGGAAGCGCTGGCCCACACGCGAGCTTACTGGAAGGAACGTCTGGATCAGATCCAGGTGCAGACCGACGACAAGGCCTTCGGCCGCTGGACGCGCTGGGTCACCCTTCAACCCCTGCTGCGCAAGATTTTCGGGTGTTCATTCCTGCCGGATTTTGATTATGGCCGCGGCGGGCGCGGATGGAGGGATCTCTGGCAGGACTGCCTGGCGCTGCTTCTGTTCGACGAGCAAGCAGCGAGCAGCAAGCAGCCAGCAGGAACGGCTGTTCATGGCTCACCGCTCGCCGCTCGCAGCTTGCTTCTAAACAACTTTGCCGGCGTACGGATGAACGGGACGAACGCCACGATCATCGGTCAAGCGCCGGGCGAGTTCATCGCGGACCGCAACAATATTTCACGCACCTGGATGGACCATGGGGCCTGGCCCTGGATCACCGCCGAGCTTTATATCCATCAGACCGGTGATCTGGGTTTTCTGCTGGAGCCGGTTCCCTATTTCTGGGATCAGGACAAAGCCAAGTCGGATCCAGCGCCCGCTGGAACGGTCCTGGAGCATGTGCTGGTGCAGCACCTGACCGCCTATTTTAACGTCGGAGAACATGGGAATTGCCGTCTGGAAGATGCCGATTGGAACGACGGCCTGGACCTGGCGCATGAGCGGGGTGAAAGCGTGGCGTTCACGGCGGTTTACGCCGGCAACCTCCGGTCGATCGCCGGCGCTCTGGAGCATTTGCGGGACAAACAGAATGTCTGGAACATGGAATTATCAGAGGAACTGGATGTTCTTCTGGAAGCGAAAGCCTCCAGCACAAGTTTGTCTCCTTCGGCCAAACAGGAACGTTTAAATAAATACCGAAGCCGAATGGCTGATGGGGTTTCCGGGAAAAAGATCCATCTGCCTGTGGACACGCTGATTCAAGATCTCAGAGCCAAAGGCGAAGCCCTGGCTGAACAGGTGCGCACACGGGAGTGGCTCAAGGTTCCAGCGGGACATGCCTGGTTCAACGGGTATTACGACAACACCGGCGCCCGCGTGGAAGGGCCTTCCGATGAGGGCCTGCGGATGACGCTGACCGGGCAGGTATTCCCGATTATGTCGGGTGTTGCCACCAATGAGCAGGTCCAGCAGTGCTTTGTGGCGGCTAAAAAATATCTTCAGGACAAAAAGCTGGGCGGCTTCCGGTTGAACACGGATTTTGGCGACGCTCAATTACAATTGGGTCGCGCATTCTCCTTCGCTTACGGCGAAAAAGAGAATGGCGCTTTCTTCAGCCACATGGTGATCATGTTTGCCAACGCGCTGTACCGCCGCGGATTTGTTGAGGAAGGGTTTGAGGTCCTGAACAGCCTGTACCGGATGTGCCTGAACAAAGAAGCGGCCAGGATCTATCCCGGAATCCCTGAATACTTTAACGGGGAGGGACGCGGGTTCTATCACTACCTCACGGGTTCAGCCAGCTGGTATCTGTTGACGCTGGTTACCCAGGTTCTGGGGATTCGCGGCCAGTGGGGAGATCTGGTGCTGGCGCCGAAGCTGGTTCCCGAGCAGTTTGGCGCTTCCGGCCAGGTCATGGCGGAAGTGGGTTTTGCCGGTAAGCGTCTCAAAGTCACGTATATCAACCGGTCGAAAAAACCATTCGGCCAAACCCGCATTGAATCAGTCCTTTTGCAGGGACGATCCCTCCCCCTGTTAGCCAATTCCGATGCCGAACTCCTGATTTCACGGGAGGCCCTGGCCCAGATCGCCAGTCCGGCCATAGAAATCACCATCGCCCTCTCCTAA
- a CDS encoding RluA family pseudouridine synthase: MRSRSDSDMDERWIQVPFEVDKKFDGFRIDQFLSQRLIGYSRNKVQKILTESRVMKAGRLAKPNTRVNTGDHITIAYLRRPETPPPVDRTIPILFEDEHLLVVNKPSGVLSHPTDKIVMNTVMAILRRDRPDLPKLHLLHRLDRETSGVLALAKSALAARRWTAAMEKHRIQKEYLALVRGVPEPATGVIDWPIGCEGGEIRVRQWVNVPGAVKAITRYEVLSVIPCGHWQGIYEAISALDSPSCPPVEVLDDRDGPVKKSINGRSGPPETAGNDVCALVRAFPQTGRLHQIRVHLAAIGHPVLGDPLYIGKGEVYLKMIQGTATEADRASLGFPRVALHAAALTFQHPITGLPLRVEAPLPEEMRAVVAFRCLSFIRRGTILSNANGF, translated from the coding sequence ATGCGTTCGCGCAGCGATTCCGACATGGATGAGCGCTGGATCCAGGTCCCCTTTGAAGTCGACAAAAAGTTCGACGGTTTCCGGATTGATCAGTTTCTCTCTCAGCGTCTGATCGGTTATTCGCGGAACAAGGTCCAGAAGATCCTGACCGAATCCCGCGTCATGAAGGCCGGGCGTCTAGCCAAGCCGAATACGCGTGTCAACACCGGAGACCACATCACCATCGCCTATCTGCGGCGGCCGGAAACGCCGCCGCCCGTCGATCGAACGATTCCTATCTTGTTTGAAGACGAGCACCTCCTGGTGGTCAATAAACCCTCCGGTGTCCTGTCCCATCCCACCGATAAGATCGTAATGAATACCGTGATGGCGATCTTGAGGCGCGACCGTCCGGATCTTCCGAAACTTCATCTGCTGCACCGCCTGGACCGGGAGACATCCGGGGTTCTCGCGCTGGCCAAAAGCGCTCTGGCGGCCCGCCGCTGGACCGCGGCCATGGAGAAGCACCGAATTCAAAAGGAGTACCTCGCACTGGTTCGCGGTGTGCCGGAGCCGGCCACAGGTGTCATCGATTGGCCGATCGGCTGCGAAGGGGGAGAGATCAGAGTACGCCAATGGGTCAATGTCCCCGGAGCGGTGAAGGCCATCACGCGGTATGAGGTCCTTTCCGTCATCCCCTGCGGCCACTGGCAGGGGATCTATGAAGCCATTTCAGCATTGGATTCCCCGTCCTGTCCGCCTGTCGAAGTTCTCGATGATCGGGACGGCCCCGTCAAAAAGAGCATCAATGGGAGGTCGGGGCCGCCAGAGACCGCGGGGAATGACGTTTGTGCGTTGGTCCGCGCCTTTCCTCAAACCGGTCGCTTGCATCAGATTCGTGTGCACCTGGCTGCTATCGGCCATCCGGTCCTGGGCGATCCGCTTTATATCGGGAAGGGGGAAGTCTACCTGAAAATGATCCAGGGCACCGCGACCGAAGCCGACCGCGCCTCCCTCGGCTTTCCCCGCGTCGCCCTCCACGCCGCTGCCCTCACGTTCCAGCATCCGATCACTGGACTTCCCCTCCGTGTGGAGGCTCCATTGCCGGAAGAAATGCGGGCGGTGGTGGCTTTTCGTTGCCTGTCTTTCATTCGTCGAGGTACAATACTGTCTAATGCCAACGGTTTTTAG
- a CDS encoding DUF4160 domain-containing protein, translating into MPTVFREKGFRFVFYSNEGFEPCHIHVIGHGGEAKIWIPTCQLVWSYNLKAQELALILSIIRRRLQLIEEAWHAHFSR; encoded by the coding sequence ATGCCAACGGTTTTTAGAGAAAAGGGATTCCGGTTTGTCTTCTACAGCAACGAAGGATTTGAACCCTGCCATATCCATGTGATAGGACACGGAGGGGAAGCTAAAATCTGGATTCCTACCTGTCAGCTCGTTTGGAGTTATAATCTCAAAGCGCAGGAGTTGGCACTGATTTTGAGTATTATTAGACGGAGATTGCAATTGATTGAGGAGGCTTGGCATGCGCATTTCAGCCGCTGA